Genomic window (Gemmatimonadota bacterium):
GGAGCAGGAGAATGAAGTCAAGCGCGCACTGGCGACCCTGAGCCCGCGCGATCGCGAAGTACTGTTGCTGTGGGATGCTGGACTCGCGTACCCCGAAATCGCCGAGCAGACCGGTCTCGCGCTGGGCGCCGTGGGCACGACGCTGGCGCGGGCTCGCAAGCGCCTGATTGCCGCACACGATGAACTGGGATCGGAGACCGAACAGGAGCCTCGCCGTGCGTCCGCACGTCCCTGAAGAGGAATTCCACGCCTACGCCGACGGGGAACTGTCGCCGGCACAGCGTGCCGAGATTGCCGAGCACCTGCTCGCTTGCCTGATCTGTCGTTCGATGTACGGCGAGGTGCAGGAAGTGCGGGCGCGGACATCGCGCCTGCTTGCCATTGCATCACCACGCACGATCAAGCGCCCTGCCCTTCCCGGCCGGACCGCGAAGCCGGTTCGCACCTGGATGGGTGGAGTCGCCGCGGCGAGCGTCGCGGTAGTCGGTCTGAGCACCTACCTCGCCCTGCAGCCGGTGCCTGCTGCGACGTCGCCAACGCGGCTCGCTGCGGCATTCGTGGCCCCGGCACTCTTTGCCACCGCCGGTTCCGCCTCGGCCACTACTCCGACCGAGCCTGCGCCATTGACGGCTGAGCAGCGCACGATGACCCTCGCCTCGCGGGCCGTCATCCGGCCGCAGGTTGTCGGTCCGGCGCCAGCGATGCAGGTCGTTCGTCGCTTCCGCCCGGTAGAGCCGCTGGCAGAGATTGATCCGTCGACCGGCTGGGAGTCGCTTTCCTGGGACGCGGCCATGACACTCGCCCACGGCTCGATTGCCCGCCTCGAGGGGTACGCCGTCGCGGCGGTACGGATCCAGCGGTCTGCCAGCGGCGGGCGGCCCACCTTCCTCGTGCGGCACCAGCTCCCCGACGGTCGCTCGCTCTGGGTGGTCGAAGGACAGGTGGATGAAGTCGGCCCGGTGCACCAGCTGCTTGAGGCGAGCGGTCTGTCGATGAGCATCCCGCTCCGCGCGAAGCCCGACTATGTCGGGACCGATGAGGAGCCCAAGCGCACGATCCGGATGGTGACCATTGCGGGCTACCTGCCGAGCGACTCGCTGAATGCGATGATGGGGAAGCTGACGCTGCAGTAACAACAGGGTGATGGATGACAGAAGGATGATGGATGACAGATGAC
Coding sequences:
- a CDS encoding zf-HC2 domain-containing protein; the protein is MRPHVPEEEFHAYADGELSPAQRAEIAEHLLACLICRSMYGEVQEVRARTSRLLAIASPRTIKRPALPGRTAKPVRTWMGGVAAASVAVVGLSTYLALQPVPAATSPTRLAAAFVAPALFATAGSASATTPTEPAPLTAEQRTMTLASRAVIRPQVVGPAPAMQVVRRFRPVEPLAEIDPSTGWESLSWDAAMTLAHGSIARLEGYAVAAVRIQRSASGGRPTFLVRHQLPDGRSLWVVEGQVDEVGPVHQLLEASGLSMSIPLRAKPDYVGTDEEPKRTIRMVTIAGYLPSDSLNAMMGKLTLQ